A single genomic interval of Rosistilla ulvae harbors:
- a CDS encoding DMT family transporter gives MIVCTALIGGAGLAAQPGVNATLSRKMGHPLHAAIISFGSGLLVLVAIAIFSGRFPPRFTDSLSSLPWWAWLGGSIGAFLVTMSMIFAPRVGALQWIALIVTGQAIASLALDHFGLAGFTQRSASGVRVMGAILLVAGLILSSMESGPRSTPAVSDETRSSDARPSAER, from the coding sequence ATGATCGTATGCACGGCGTTGATTGGCGGCGCGGGACTGGCGGCACAGCCGGGTGTCAACGCGACGCTATCGCGGAAGATGGGGCATCCGTTGCACGCAGCGATCATCTCGTTTGGTTCGGGGCTGTTGGTGCTGGTGGCGATCGCGATTTTCAGCGGCCGCTTTCCGCCGCGGTTCACCGATTCGTTGTCATCGCTCCCTTGGTGGGCATGGCTGGGCGGATCGATCGGCGCCTTTCTGGTCACGATGTCGATGATCTTCGCTCCCCGCGTCGGCGCCTTGCAGTGGATCGCATTGATCGTGACCGGGCAAGCGATCGCGTCGTTGGCGTTGGATCACTTCGGGTTGGCCGGCTTCACCCAACGCTCGGCCAGCGGTGTGCGGGTGATGGGAGCGATCCTATTAGTCGCCGGATTAATTCTGTCGAGCATGGAGAGTGGACCGCGCAGCACGCCGGCCGTCAGCGACGAAACTCGTTCCAGCGATGCGCGGCCGTCGGCCGAACGTTGA
- the rimI gene encoding ribosomal protein S18-alanine N-acetyltransferase codes for MIRRDMPSVLDIEAASFEFPWSEDEFIRCLRQRNCIGMVAEEDDRVVGFMIYELHKNRLHILNFAVNPEVRHRGVGQAMIGKLVGKLSHDRRNRIMLEVRETNLDAQLFFRNSGFKAVSVLRDFYDDTSEDAYVMQYRYQPSQQEMSVPKGNRIGRMAG; via the coding sequence ATGATTCGTCGCGATATGCCGTCGGTTCTCGACATCGAAGCGGCAAGCTTCGAATTCCCATGGTCGGAAGATGAGTTTATTCGCTGCTTGCGTCAGCGGAACTGCATCGGCATGGTTGCCGAAGAAGATGACCGTGTTGTCGGCTTTATGATTTATGAGCTGCACAAGAACCGTTTGCACATCCTCAACTTTGCCGTCAATCCCGAAGTCCGTCATCGTGGCGTCGGCCAAGCGATGATTGGTAAGTTGGTTGGCAAGCTGTCGCACGATCGCCGCAATCGGATCATGTTGGAAGTTCGTGAAACCAATCTCGATGCTCAACTGTTCTTCCGCAACAGTGGCTTCAAAGCGGTTTCGGTGCTTCGCGATTTCTACGACGATACCAGCGAAGATGCATACGTCATGCAGTACCGGTACCAACCTAGCCAACAGGAAATGTCGGTTCCCAAGGGAAATCGAATCGGCCGCATGGCAGGTTAA
- a CDS encoding DUF1501 domain-containing protein has translation MSTNTNSVAIATRRQMLQTTSFGFGYLAMQSLCQQAVAAAPSASATAGITPSFPRARRVIFLCMSGGPAQMDTFDYKPQTGKKKHAGSVFDFSQHGENGIWVSELLPETARHIDRMCIINGMHADTGNHAQSFLQMHTGERLRKRPSMGSWISYGLGTENENLPGFISLNASKPSVYSSSFLPTQFEGTPIGTNGEDMSQATIRDIASQHLPHSARRQQIDFVQSMNRQHATGRADQSHLNGIIESMELAFRMQSSAPDLLDLSNETEATLQRYRVGKKLSVGTCRPTDFGRQCLLARRFAEAGVRFIEVNHGGWDQHKNHRRDLKANCETIDAPIAALLEDLAARGMLEDTLLVWGGEFGRPGLVPDNGKDETGHNHRGFTFWLAGGGVKAGYVHGRTDDTGSRAVEGKVHFRDLHATVLHALGLDANNMTYQHAGRAHRLTGPEGGQVIHDLFN, from the coding sequence ATGTCGACTAACACAAACTCCGTTGCCATCGCTACGCGGCGGCAGATGCTTCAAACCACATCCTTCGGTTTTGGGTATCTGGCGATGCAATCGCTGTGCCAGCAAGCCGTCGCTGCAGCTCCTTCAGCATCCGCCACAGCCGGCATCACCCCCAGCTTCCCGCGGGCGCGTCGCGTAATCTTTTTGTGCATGAGCGGCGGGCCGGCGCAGATGGATACATTCGACTACAAACCGCAAACGGGAAAGAAGAAACACGCCGGGTCGGTCTTCGATTTCAGCCAACATGGCGAAAATGGAATCTGGGTCTCGGAGCTGTTGCCCGAAACGGCCCGGCATATCGACCGGATGTGTATCATCAACGGGATGCATGCCGATACGGGGAATCACGCCCAGTCGTTTCTGCAAATGCACACCGGCGAACGGCTCCGCAAACGTCCCAGCATGGGATCTTGGATCTCTTACGGCTTGGGAACCGAAAACGAAAATCTACCGGGCTTTATCAGCCTCAACGCATCGAAGCCCTCGGTCTATTCCAGCAGCTTCCTGCCCACGCAGTTCGAAGGGACGCCGATCGGCACCAATGGCGAAGATATGTCCCAAGCGACGATCCGCGATATCGCCAGCCAGCATCTGCCCCACTCGGCACGGCGTCAACAGATCGATTTTGTCCAGTCGATGAACCGACAACATGCCACCGGACGCGCCGATCAGTCCCATCTAAACGGCATCATCGAATCGATGGAACTCGCGTTCCGGATGCAAAGCAGCGCCCCGGATCTGTTGGACCTGTCCAACGAAACCGAAGCGACGCTACAGCGATACCGCGTTGGAAAAAAGTTGTCGGTCGGCACCTGCCGTCCCACCGACTTCGGCCGTCAGTGCCTGTTGGCGCGCCGATTTGCCGAAGCGGGAGTGCGATTCATCGAGGTGAATCACGGCGGCTGGGATCAACATAAGAATCATCGACGCGACCTCAAAGCCAATTGCGAAACCATCGACGCGCCGATCGCTGCGTTATTGGAAGATCTCGCCGCGCGGGGAATGTTGGAAGACACGTTGTTGGTTTGGGGAGGCGAATTCGGCCGGCCTGGACTGGTTCCCGACAACGGCAAAGACGAAACCGGTCACAATCATCGTGGGTTCACGTTTTGGCTGGCTGGCGGTGGCGTCAAGGCTGGCTACGTTCACGGGCGGACCGACGACACCGGTTCTCGAGCTGTGGAAGGGAAGGTTCACTTCCGCGACCTGCACGCGACGGTCCTGCATGCGTTGGGGCTCGATGCGAACAACATGACCTATCAACACGCCGGCCGCGCCCACCGACTGACCGGTCCCGAAGGTGGCCAAGTCATCCACGACCTGTTCAATTGA
- a CDS encoding flagellin N-terminal helical domain-containing protein codes for MSLLPVSTPRTSDALTQQRLIRQLNTDSLALENLYTQLSTGQRVNTLSDDPAAAITAISLQASQEYSATMLRNAQSAEGYLNVTDTVSATIDNALIEAQGTIIAGAQEPLGDEERDAYAQSLALTIDRLITASNQSYRGHYVLGGAIDQSPPLAREEDFVVWSGQPALQSTQISKDWLLNTGVNAQESLGVGASIASSSDLDAAVTRETQLKDLYGGSGVPPGVIRASGGESWTDIDLRAAKTVGDLQDALNNISLEERPLSVSLSSTGISIDYADGLGGTLSIDDVGEGKTAELLGIRNPQGYSGLPLVSHNLDPVLTGSVQLTDVAGGAGIDVSAGIRIEQGSRSFTVDLSQAETIEDVAVAINLSGADVRATINQTTGKIQIAGLADGVDYSITENGGTAAEQLGLRTSTAATKLTELNRGLGYETTNGTDLTISRTDGSLLEIDVDGAETVGDVIDRINNHVDNIGPNAVTASLRTDGNGIQLQSIAGTSTLTIGQPTGSSVGEALGLIAAGTEETEAVDEAGNAVIRGTDYRPVETGSTIDTLLRMRTAIQEGDIPEITRLAPRMDQHLQQSVQMRADVGSRVQNLDNVRQQTEELSIELSAQLSNQIDADFASVISEMTARQQAMQASLQVTAQISQLTVLNFL; via the coding sequence CACGAACCTCCGATGCGCTAACGCAGCAGCGGTTGATTCGTCAGCTGAACACGGACAGCCTGGCGCTCGAAAATCTGTACACCCAGCTGAGCACCGGGCAGCGAGTCAATACGCTCAGCGACGATCCCGCCGCCGCGATCACGGCGATCTCTTTGCAAGCATCGCAGGAATATTCGGCAACGATGCTGCGGAACGCGCAATCGGCCGAAGGGTATCTGAACGTCACCGACACGGTTTCGGCGACGATCGACAATGCGTTGATCGAAGCGCAGGGCACGATCATTGCCGGTGCTCAGGAACCGCTGGGGGACGAGGAGCGGGATGCGTATGCGCAGAGTCTGGCGCTGACCATCGACCGCTTGATCACCGCGTCGAACCAAAGCTACCGCGGGCATTACGTCTTGGGAGGTGCGATCGATCAATCGCCGCCGCTGGCCCGCGAGGAAGACTTTGTCGTTTGGTCGGGCCAACCAGCGCTGCAATCGACGCAGATCAGCAAGGATTGGTTGCTCAACACCGGCGTCAACGCTCAAGAATCGCTTGGGGTGGGAGCATCGATCGCATCGAGTTCCGATCTCGACGCGGCCGTCACGCGCGAGACCCAGCTGAAAGATCTCTATGGCGGAAGCGGTGTTCCGCCGGGCGTGATTCGAGCTAGCGGCGGAGAGAGCTGGACCGATATCGATCTCCGCGCGGCCAAAACGGTGGGCGACCTGCAAGACGCGTTGAACAACATTTCGTTGGAAGAGCGGCCGTTGAGCGTGTCGTTGTCGTCGACGGGGATCTCGATCGATTATGCCGATGGACTTGGCGGCACGCTATCGATCGACGATGTCGGGGAGGGGAAGACGGCCGAACTGCTAGGCATCCGCAATCCGCAAGGTTATTCCGGCTTGCCGTTGGTCTCTCACAATCTCGATCCCGTCTTAACCGGTTCGGTCCAGCTGACCGATGTGGCTGGCGGGGCGGGGATCGACGTCAGCGCGGGAATCCGGATCGAACAAGGAAGTCGCTCGTTTACTGTCGATCTGAGCCAAGCCGAGACGATCGAAGACGTCGCCGTGGCCATCAATCTTTCCGGTGCCGATGTCCGAGCGACGATCAATCAAACCACCGGCAAGATCCAAATCGCAGGCTTGGCCGATGGGGTCGATTATTCGATTACGGAAAACGGCGGCACGGCGGCCGAGCAGCTTGGCCTGCGAACTTCGACAGCCGCGACCAAGCTAACCGAACTCAACCGCGGGCTGGGCTACGAAACGACCAACGGCACCGATCTCACAATTTCGCGAACCGACGGCAGTCTGTTGGAGATCGATGTCGACGGTGCGGAGACCGTTGGCGATGTCATCGATCGGATCAACAATCACGTCGATAACATCGGCCCCAACGCGGTCACGGCCTCGCTGCGAACCGATGGCAATGGGATTCAACTGCAAAGCATCGCCGGGACATCGACGCTGACGATCGGGCAACCGACCGGCAGCAGCGTCGGCGAGGCGTTGGGCCTGATTGCCGCCGGGACGGAGGAGACCGAAGCTGTCGACGAAGCGGGGAACGCAGTGATCCGTGGCACCGATTACCGCCCGGTCGAGACGGGCAGCACGATCGACACCCTGTTGCGTATGCGGACCGCGATTCAGGAAGGGGACATTCCCGAGATCACGCGTCTGGCACCGCGAATGGATCAGCATCTGCAGCAGTCAGTGCAGATGCGAGCGGATGTCGGTTCGCGGGTCCAGAATCTGGACAACGTGCGCCAACAGACCGAAGAGTTATCGATCGAATTGAGCGCTCAGCTGTCGAACCAAATCGACGCCGACTTTGCCTCGGTGATCAGCGAGATGACGGCCCGGCAGCAAGCGATGCAGGCCAGTCTGCAAGTCACTGCACAGATATCGCAGTTAACCGTCCTGAACTTCCTTTAA
- a CDS encoding flagellar basal body P-ring protein FlgI, with the protein MINANSARFVRLGQSALWGLLIVASCGCLSPWMGKKDDASENEVAVVEELFESENRPKLVRDATVSMGMNPVKLESIAIVNGLAGTGGIPEPSPQRDTILSELKTLNINDPNQFLDSNQSAMVSVEAFLPPGIQKDDPIDLFVRISTRSTATSLRGGWLMPARLQEVRLLNNQLRTSDMLAVGTGPVLIRSAYEAGDEKALIREGVIPSGGRSTKSRTVGLIIRPAFQHAFISAQIANDINRRFFFFDGTNRRGIANAKEDDFIELSIHPTYHRNIPRMMSVVQSVAIKDSIDERHVRIKDLTARLTEPSTAAAAALQLEAIGDEGAVPLRVAATVANPEIRFYAAEALAYMDDVDAIDPLVELARTEPAFRYRSLLALSILEHRLAAEGLRELMDETSVETRYGAFRNLRERPDRELLVPGTELGDGFSFFHVASKAEPLVVVSTLRYAEVVVFGGPVAIRPPKYLMAGSGIMVRGDDQGKLRISRFQPGKPDARSTGSATVGGLIKGIADVGGNYSDVVEVLRIAKEQGDLEARFAIDPLPKTLRTYHRDTDEASEESSYAELAPSNIDPPVGSGKKEAWWKF; encoded by the coding sequence ATGATAAATGCCAATTCGGCCCGTTTCGTTCGACTGGGGCAATCCGCTTTGTGGGGATTGCTGATCGTCGCCAGCTGTGGCTGTCTGAGCCCTTGGATGGGGAAGAAAGACGACGCGAGTGAAAACGAGGTCGCGGTTGTCGAAGAACTTTTCGAGAGTGAAAACCGGCCTAAACTGGTTCGCGATGCAACCGTTTCGATGGGTATGAACCCCGTCAAATTGGAATCGATCGCAATCGTCAATGGCCTGGCAGGCACCGGGGGAATCCCTGAACCATCCCCTCAACGCGATACGATCCTGTCGGAGCTCAAGACGCTCAACATCAACGACCCCAATCAATTTCTGGACTCCAATCAATCGGCGATGGTTTCGGTCGAAGCCTTCCTGCCCCCAGGAATCCAGAAAGACGATCCGATCGATCTGTTTGTTCGGATCAGCACGCGATCGACCGCAACCAGTTTGCGTGGTGGTTGGTTGATGCCCGCCCGTCTACAAGAGGTTCGGTTGTTGAACAATCAATTGCGGACCAGCGATATGCTGGCCGTGGGGACCGGGCCGGTGCTGATCCGCAGCGCCTACGAAGCGGGAGACGAGAAGGCGTTGATTCGCGAGGGAGTGATCCCGTCGGGAGGCCGCAGCACCAAATCGCGCACCGTGGGACTGATCATCCGTCCCGCGTTCCAACACGCTTTCATCTCCGCACAAATTGCCAACGACATCAATCGCCGGTTCTTCTTCTTCGATGGAACCAACCGCCGCGGGATCGCCAACGCCAAAGAGGACGACTTCATCGAACTGTCGATCCATCCAACCTACCACCGCAACATTCCACGGATGATGTCGGTCGTGCAGTCGGTTGCGATCAAAGATTCCATCGACGAACGGCATGTCCGAATCAAAGACCTCACGGCTCGGTTGACCGAACCATCGACCGCCGCCGCCGCGGCCCTACAACTGGAAGCGATCGGCGACGAAGGGGCGGTGCCGTTGCGAGTGGCCGCGACCGTTGCCAATCCCGAGATCCGGTTTTATGCCGCCGAAGCGCTTGCCTACATGGACGACGTCGACGCCATCGACCCGTTGGTCGAACTCGCCAGAACCGAACCTGCGTTCCGGTACCGATCTCTGTTAGCCCTGAGCATCTTAGAACATCGATTAGCCGCCGAGGGGCTGCGAGAATTGATGGATGAGACGAGCGTTGAAACTCGCTACGGCGCGTTCCGCAATTTGCGTGAACGTCCCGATCGCGAACTGTTGGTCCCAGGGACCGAGCTGGGAGATGGCTTTTCGTTTTTCCACGTCGCATCGAAAGCCGAACCACTGGTGGTCGTCAGCACGCTGCGTTACGCCGAAGTCGTCGTCTTTGGCGGCCCGGTGGCGATTCGTCCCCCAAAATATCTGATGGCCGGATCGGGGATCATGGTTCGCGGCGACGACCAAGGCAAACTGCGAATCAGCCGTTTTCAACCGGGGAAACCAGATGCTCGCAGCACTGGCTCGGCGACCGTTGGCGGGTTGATCAAAGGAATCGCCGACGTCGGGGGCAACTACAGCGACGTTGTCGAAGTCCTTCGGATCGCCAAAGAGCAGGGAGATCTGGAAGCTCGCTTTGCGATCGACCCGCTTCCCAAAACGCTCCGCACCTACCATCGCGATACGGATGAAGCCAGCGAAGAATCGAGCTACGCAGAGCTAGCCCCGAGCAATATCGACCCCCCGGTCGGCAGCGGCAAAAAAGAAGCTTGGTGGAAGTTTTAA
- the fliW gene encoding flagellar assembly protein FliW: protein MRINTSRFGTLDLAENELFNFPQGLIGLESLKVWCLVPDPTSPAVAWLQSVSRATQAVAVISPRAFVEDYRACVSSRDLGTLQIRPQDRTYIVTTVAGHVGRLTTNLQAPIVINLDRQLGCQVVATDDQPLRFALHIAFEHRAAA, encoded by the coding sequence ATGCGTATCAACACCAGCCGCTTCGGAACGCTCGACCTGGCAGAAAACGAACTGTTCAACTTTCCTCAGGGATTGATCGGTCTCGAATCGCTAAAGGTATGGTGCTTGGTCCCCGATCCGACCAGCCCCGCGGTGGCTTGGCTGCAATCGGTCTCGCGAGCGACGCAAGCGGTGGCGGTGATCAGCCCCCGAGCGTTTGTCGAAGACTATCGAGCCTGTGTCTCGTCACGCGACCTGGGAACGCTGCAGATTCGACCTCAAGATCGAACCTATATCGTGACCACCGTCGCCGGTCACGTCGGCCGGCTGACCACCAACTTGCAAGCTCCGATCGTGATCAACCTCGATCGCCAACTCGGTTGCCAAGTGGTCGCAACGGACGATCAACCGCTTCGTTTTGCATTGCACATCGCTTTCGAACACCGCGCCGCAGCGTAA
- a CDS encoding DUF1553 domain-containing protein codes for MFRILPLLCLCLSAVIDLQFALAQPEISAQERMFFENKIRPVLVEHCYGCHSVDADEIGGKLLLDSQAAMMKGGESGPALMANDPENSLIIQALRYDEGASAMPPDEPLPETVVGDFVRWVSRGAADPRTETTTHPSDDDLDRESLWSFQPRRSPLPPQIADASWALDPLDHFVGARQESEGLQPTTDAPPETLVRRLYVDLIGLPPTNDQTAAFIADCEHDRSGAIRRLVNHLLSSPQFGIRWGRHWLDVARYGESNGNDGLGRNASMPNAWRYRDYVIDAMNRDTPYDRFLTEQIAGDLLPAETADQRNRNLIATGFLAIGSKPAVAMNKNFAMDIVDDQINAVCTTAIGLSVACARCHDHKHDPIPTRDYYALAGIFSSTETLYGLAGKESLTAPPTPLHPLRDQWVTESEDRDARSTSPIFPASYPQAIESLDPLLYSSLESVPEKLKAVDVGGFSPKNFAALKGSRLIGKLPTADVSYSVAFWFKNESPNGSRPITAYLFSRGMLNDKNVPGDHLGIGGTHNKSRTGKLFVFNGNAGKKSVAGSTVIQPQTWNHIAMVRQDKKVQVFLNGGLEIETTMPATFGDSLDFCFGARSEKAFPLHGNLAHVALFPRALSTVEAKELYRTADQPEPPRTLGWAMGVRERNPEKIVDSKVHIDGLTGKYGPQVPRGTLTAYRQFVDAAESTNGFSPTIAEELQIAPERSGRLELARWLTDPSHPQTARVMVNRIWLHLMGRGIVSTPDDFGVYGGRPSHPELLDHLANRFVQSGWSIKQLIRAIVLSRTYQLDSQCDPSLAAADPENLLYGRHLSRRLDAESIRDSMLLASGELDFAPGQGSAIQELVALINRPLGAAANLHRPSNHRSVYLCMLRHAPPAELSAFDLPDGIEVLGQRNVTTLPTQSLFFMNSPLVVAQSERLAERLMASGGDDDSKIRLLFQTTLQRPPSPLELKQAVALVLQTETSFPSEIDLPQRQQKAWASLCQALFTSNEFRYVD; via the coding sequence TTGTTTCGAATCCTTCCCTTGCTCTGCCTCTGTCTATCCGCAGTCATCGACTTGCAGTTCGCGTTAGCACAGCCGGAGATCTCGGCGCAAGAGCGAATGTTTTTCGAGAACAAGATCCGGCCTGTTTTGGTCGAACATTGTTACGGTTGCCACAGCGTCGACGCCGACGAAATTGGCGGCAAGCTGTTGCTCGATAGCCAGGCAGCGATGATGAAGGGGGGAGAGTCGGGACCAGCTTTGATGGCCAACGATCCCGAGAACAGTCTGATCATTCAAGCCCTGCGATACGACGAGGGCGCATCGGCGATGCCTCCCGATGAGCCTCTGCCCGAAACGGTCGTCGGCGATTTCGTTCGTTGGGTTTCTCGTGGCGCAGCCGATCCGCGGACCGAAACGACGACACATCCTTCCGATGACGATTTGGATCGCGAATCGCTCTGGTCGTTTCAACCACGCCGTTCGCCTCTGCCGCCGCAGATTGCCGACGCCTCGTGGGCTCTCGATCCATTGGACCATTTTGTCGGTGCGCGGCAGGAATCCGAAGGGCTGCAACCGACGACAGATGCTCCCCCCGAAACTCTCGTTCGGCGTCTGTATGTCGACTTGATTGGATTGCCACCAACCAACGATCAGACCGCTGCCTTTATCGCCGATTGCGAGCACGATCGCAGCGGTGCGATTCGTCGTCTGGTCAATCACCTGCTCTCCTCGCCACAGTTCGGGATTCGTTGGGGACGCCATTGGTTGGACGTCGCGCGGTATGGAGAATCCAACGGCAACGATGGACTGGGACGCAACGCGAGCATGCCCAATGCGTGGCGTTACCGCGACTATGTCATCGACGCAATGAACCGCGATACGCCCTACGACCGCTTCTTGACCGAACAGATCGCAGGTGATTTGTTGCCTGCCGAGACAGCCGACCAACGAAATCGGAATCTCATCGCGACCGGATTCCTCGCGATCGGTTCGAAGCCAGCGGTCGCGATGAACAAAAATTTTGCGATGGATATCGTCGACGATCAGATCAACGCGGTCTGCACGACGGCGATTGGATTGAGTGTCGCATGTGCGCGTTGCCACGATCACAAACACGATCCCATCCCCACCCGCGACTACTATGCGTTGGCGGGAATCTTCTCCAGCACCGAAACACTCTACGGCTTGGCGGGGAAGGAATCGCTGACCGCTCCGCCAACTCCGCTCCATCCGCTCCGTGACCAATGGGTGACGGAGAGCGAAGATCGGGACGCCCGCAGCACTTCGCCGATTTTTCCCGCCAGCTATCCTCAAGCGATCGAGAGCCTCGATCCGTTGCTCTACAGCTCTTTGGAATCGGTTCCGGAGAAATTGAAAGCCGTAGATGTCGGAGGTTTTTCACCGAAGAACTTTGCCGCACTCAAAGGGAGTCGCTTGATTGGGAAACTGCCCACCGCGGACGTCTCCTACAGCGTCGCGTTTTGGTTCAAAAACGAATCACCCAACGGAAGTCGCCCGATCACGGCGTATCTGTTTTCCCGTGGCATGCTGAACGACAAAAACGTCCCCGGGGATCATCTGGGAATTGGTGGCACCCACAACAAGTCGCGAACGGGCAAATTGTTCGTTTTCAATGGGAATGCTGGGAAGAAAAGTGTTGCCGGATCGACGGTGATTCAGCCGCAAACATGGAACCATATTGCGATGGTCCGCCAAGACAAGAAGGTCCAAGTCTTCCTCAATGGAGGATTAGAAATCGAGACAACGATGCCGGCAACGTTTGGCGATTCGCTTGATTTCTGCTTCGGAGCTCGCAGCGAAAAAGCATTTCCGCTGCACGGTAACCTGGCGCATGTGGCACTGTTTCCAAGAGCACTCTCGACCGTAGAAGCGAAGGAGTTGTACCGCACAGCGGACCAACCCGAACCACCAAGAACCTTAGGTTGGGCGATGGGCGTGCGCGAACGCAACCCGGAAAAAATAGTCGACAGCAAAGTCCATATCGATGGGCTGACGGGCAAATATGGTCCACAGGTTCCTCGGGGCACTCTGACCGCTTATCGCCAATTCGTCGACGCGGCTGAATCGACCAATGGATTCAGTCCGACCATCGCAGAGGAATTGCAGATCGCTCCGGAGCGCAGCGGACGACTTGAGCTGGCGCGATGGCTGACCGATCCCTCCCATCCCCAAACCGCTCGCGTGATGGTAAATCGGATCTGGCTTCATTTGATGGGGCGCGGGATTGTGTCGACGCCCGACGATTTTGGTGTTTATGGCGGCCGACCATCGCACCCCGAATTACTCGACCACCTGGCGAACCGGTTCGTCCAGTCCGGCTGGTCGATCAAGCAACTGATCCGAGCAATCGTTCTCAGCCGGACCTACCAATTGGACAGCCAATGCGATCCATCGCTAGCCGCCGCGGATCCCGAAAACCTTCTGTACGGGCGACACCTGTCGCGGCGACTGGATGCCGAATCGATCCGAGACAGCATGTTATTGGCCAGCGGAGAACTCGATTTTGCTCCAGGACAAGGTTCCGCGATCCAGGAACTGGTCGCGCTGATTAATCGGCCACTGGGCGCCGCCGCCAACCTTCACCGCCCCAGCAATCATCGCAGCGTGTATCTGTGCATGCTGCGGCACGCGCCACCTGCGGAACTGTCCGCCTTCGATCTGCCCGATGGAATAGAAGTGCTGGGCCAGCGGAACGTGACGACGTTACCGACACAGTCGTTGTTCTTCATGAACAGTCCACTTGTCGTGGCTCAGTCCGAACGACTTGCCGAACGATTGATGGCCAGTGGCGGAGACGACGACTCCAAAATCCGGCTGCTATTCCAGACCACCCTCCAACGCCCACCTTCCCCGCTTGAGTTGAAACAAGCGGTGGCATTGGTGCTGCAAACCGAGACCTCGTTCCCATCGGAAATCGATTTACCGCAGCGACAGCAGAAGGCGTGGGCCAGTCTCTGCCAAGCTTTGTTCACCTCCAACGAGTTTCGCTATGTCGACTAA